Proteins encoded in a region of the Bacillus sp. T3 genome:
- the ablB gene encoding putative beta-lysine N-acetyltransferase produces the protein MGEEAKIKRMQGATYQLELYIDPFNKRVRVDDYRGNIEKVIQQAEFAAEANGAEKLICKVRKEHFTDFIESGFLCEAKLDGYFLGSDAYFFCKYYSTERLENEQWIFEDQIIKNVSLLQRNNKDSRLELDVPVRKATKDDVNALAKLYREVFQVYPTPLHEPEYIEKTLKDGTIYYVIEQSGELISAASAEVNTFYKNAELTDCATLSNHRKHGYVKVLLQKLEEELVQSGIYCSYSLSRAQSFGMNAAFYQLGYQYRGRLLNNCFIYDQIENMNLWVKDLAKVSE, from the coding sequence GTGGGTGAAGAAGCAAAAATCAAAAGGATGCAAGGTGCAACCTATCAACTGGAATTATACATCGACCCCTTTAATAAACGAGTTCGTGTCGATGATTATCGCGGCAATATCGAGAAAGTGATACAACAAGCGGAATTTGCTGCCGAAGCAAATGGAGCGGAGAAATTAATCTGCAAGGTGCGAAAGGAGCATTTTACTGACTTTATTGAATCCGGTTTTCTTTGTGAAGCAAAATTAGATGGTTATTTTCTAGGTTCAGATGCTTATTTTTTTTGCAAGTACTATTCTACTGAACGGCTTGAAAATGAACAATGGATCTTTGAGGATCAAATCATCAAAAATGTGTCCCTGTTACAACGCAATAATAAAGACAGCAGGCTAGAACTGGATGTTCCCGTTCGCAAAGCAACCAAAGACGATGTGAACGCATTAGCGAAACTTTATCGAGAGGTCTTCCAAGTGTATCCGACCCCGCTTCATGAACCTGAATATATTGAGAAAACGTTGAAGGACGGAACGATTTATTACGTCATTGAGCAAAGCGGAGAATTGATTAGTGCAGCATCTGCAGAGGTCAATACTTTCTATAAAAATGCTGAATTAACCGATTGTGCTACTCTTTCAAACCATCGTAAGCATGGATATGTTAAGGTTTTGCTGCAAAAGCTCGAGGAAGAACTAGTTCAAAGCGGAATTTATTGCTCCTATTCTCTTTCAAGAGCCCAATCGTTTGGGATGAATGCAGCGTTCTATCAGCTTGGCTATCAATATCGAGGCCGTCTTTTGAATAATTGTTTTATCTATGATCAAATCGAAAATATGAACCTTTGGGTAAAGGATTTAGCTAAGGTTAGTGAGTGA
- a CDS encoding sigma-54 interaction domain-containing protein, translating into MLEYYNVTKEVLASILKSIDEAIHVVNIEGISVFYNEVAAKHDGLSVHEVLGKPVLSVFPSLNEKTSTLLNVLQTKQPIYNQPQSYVNLHGKKIETMNTTLPIFDQGKIIGAVEIGKDYSRIKQLYERLLDLENGFKKSQAVVKKRVQYSLEDLKTVNPAFIHLKAVAKKLARSSSPIIVYGESGTGKELFVQGIHDASKRRDAPFIAQNCAAIPSNLLESILFGTAKGSYTGAIERPGLFELANGGTLFLDELHAMPIELQAKLLRVIEDGVVRRVGSTKNVSFDVRIIAAMNLHPLTAVEQNKLRPDLFYRLNVLSIELSSLRERAEDILFLADYFIEHYNQILDKSVKGLRPEVEKIFIDYSWPGNVRELKHCIEYMLNVSDHDLLDLGDLPIFLKQSPMHSHRNKPENLSLREHIEDCEKKLISKALSLSSGNVKKAASLLDIPRQTLQYKMKKYGAD; encoded by the coding sequence ATGCTGGAGTATTACAATGTCACAAAAGAAGTATTAGCATCGATTTTAAAAAGTATCGATGAAGCGATTCATGTGGTGAATATAGAGGGTATCTCCGTTTTTTATAATGAAGTGGCTGCAAAGCACGATGGACTTAGTGTCCACGAGGTTCTAGGAAAACCCGTTCTCTCTGTCTTCCCCTCCTTAAATGAAAAGACCAGTACGCTCCTAAACGTGTTACAAACCAAACAACCCATTTACAATCAGCCTCAATCCTATGTCAATCTGCATGGCAAAAAAATCGAAACGATGAATACGACGCTTCCTATATTTGACCAAGGAAAGATCATTGGTGCTGTTGAAATTGGGAAGGATTATTCACGGATTAAACAGCTTTATGAAAGATTGCTAGATTTAGAAAATGGCTTTAAAAAATCTCAGGCTGTTGTAAAAAAACGAGTTCAATATAGTTTAGAAGATCTAAAAACAGTCAATCCGGCCTTCATCCACTTAAAGGCAGTAGCCAAAAAATTAGCTCGTTCTTCTTCCCCGATTATTGTCTATGGTGAGAGCGGAACAGGGAAAGAATTGTTTGTTCAAGGAATTCATGATGCTTCAAAGCGAAGGGATGCACCCTTTATTGCGCAAAACTGTGCTGCGATTCCGTCGAATCTGCTCGAAAGTATTTTGTTTGGAACGGCAAAAGGGAGCTATACTGGAGCCATCGAACGTCCTGGACTGTTTGAACTGGCAAATGGTGGCACCCTATTCCTTGATGAACTTCACGCCATGCCGATTGAGCTTCAAGCAAAGCTATTGAGGGTCATTGAGGATGGGGTTGTTAGAAGGGTTGGAAGTACAAAAAACGTATCGTTTGATGTTCGCATCATTGCGGCGATGAATCTACATCCCTTAACAGCCGTAGAACAAAATAAACTGAGGCCTGATTTATTTTACCGTCTTAATGTTCTTTCGATTGAGCTTAGTTCACTGCGAGAACGAGCGGAGGATATTCTTTTTCTTGCTGATTATTTTATTGAACATTATAACCAAATTCTCGATAAAAGCGTGAAAGGACTCCGGCCGGAGGTTGAAAAAATATTTATCGACTATAGCTGGCCAGGGAATGTGCGTGAATTAAAGCACTGCATTGAATACATGTTAAATGTATCGGACCATGACTTGCTCGACCTTGGGGATTTGCCCATATTTTTAAAGCAGTCGCCAATGCATTCGCACCGAAATAAGCCAGAAAATCTTTCTTTACGAGAGCATATTGAGGATTGTGAAAAAAAGTTAATATCCAAGGCACTATCCTTATCAAGCGGAAATGTAAAGAAGGCTGCAAGTCTGCTCGATATTCCAAGACAAACGCTACAATATAAAATGAAAAAATATGGTGCTGATTAA